The window CCATTTAGTATTTCATTTAGATCCTATGAAGTTTTACCTGTGTGGACAAGGTATCAGTCACTAATAATGGTCTtgaaaatgtcttaaaaagTCTCCAGAAACCAAATACCAGTTTGCAATACATATaaatccaaatgtaaaaaaaaattatatttgtttgGTGAAACATTCATACACTATTGTACTAGCTTTAACAATGGCATAGTATTTATCATTTCAAGGTACATCAGCGCTAGCAGGAGAGGGACTTGTTGGAAAgcgataaaataaaacatgatggTGGCAGTGGGCTGCCTGCGCCTCCGGCAGTTATCCATGCTCAGCCTATTCAGCCCGGCAGGTTGTCACAGTAACCACAGAAGGCATGTGAGTGTGAACCTTACATTCCTGCACCACCAGTCCCCGGCAATGGGGTCTGCAAGTCGCATGCACATTAATGTGTAATGATGGCCATAATGGAGGAGCAACAACGCGTGCCTTCACTAGGCATGTTTAATATGCACTACCTTTACCGAAAAGAGTTAAAGTATTACCTAATCGACACAGTAGTAATGTCCCTCtgcacattgtgtgtgtatgcagcgCACGCCCCCTAAAggacaagacttttttttttttttttcaaatcttaAACACAGAGAAATCAGCAAAATTCATACGAATATTTGTACAATaaatatgatataaatatattatacacaaTGCATATTACAATATCCTTTCATTAATTGTTTTGATTTCCTCAAAAGATGACAAGCTATTTTGTATCTATAAGAGAAGCCAGATCGTGCAGTAGCAAAGCAAAAGTGGGTCGATCCTCAGGTTtctggagaaagaaagaaaaaatatatatatatatttatatgtgtgtgtgtgtgtgtgtgtgtgtgtgtgtgtgtgtatatatatattattcatttgttcatttcaaATCAATTTAAGCTTTTTGTCAAAATGACAACACTGATTTTCAGAACAGCAAGTTAATCTTTAtcttttctttatattctttaAATTTCCATTTCAGAAGTGTAgttttattaacatatataacAGAACATACCTCCTTCCAGCACCATTGCATGAGCTGGTACACGTCATCTGGTGCCAACCTCGGCCGAAGCAACCGCATACCATCATTGAGCTGTTGCACCACGTCCTGGTTTGTCTGGGTCTCATATGGCAAGCGACCTTCACTGTAGACCTCCCACATCAAAACACCTAAAAAGTAGGAACATGTTTgcaaattacattattttagaCAGAAATTACATTGTGGTTAGTTACATTCTTGTGTAATTCAAActtttttcaattattaaatattaaagtcaACATATAAATAATGTGAATATTACTTTTTGACCTTACATGAAAGTCACTATGTATAGTCCCATAATAAGGCAATAAGGTATCCAGATTTGTTAAATAGGTTTCTCCTACATCAGACCCTTTTGCCTTGAGATTGAGGCATGAAATGAAATAGTGGCGTTTTGTGGGTATACGTGTATAAACTGGATATAACTTTGGTTTAACACACAATGACTCCCTTATTAGtgcatgatggaaaaaaaacaatgcacatTTGCTTTGGTGACCTGTAACATTTGGTCACCCTACATGTTAATGATGTTGACGGACATGTAGAATCTTGCAGAGTGTacctttaatttaaaatacaccTCATTATTGTGGTAAATTGTAGATACAGttgccaagtgtgtgtgtggcaacaACTTTGTACAGAGCTAATGAGTGCCTACCAAAGGACCAGACATCTGATTTGCTGCTGAATTTTAAATATTGGATGACCTCCAGTGCAGACCACTTTACAGGGAACTTGGACCCTTGCGAACTGGTGTATTGATCATCTAAAACAAATCtgtaaaagaagaagaaatgcacCTCGCAAAAAGCAAAttccaatatattttatttgatttaacaAAATCACTGCGTCCGACTGGTCCCAGCTTACCTGGCCATTCCAAAATCAGAGACCTTCACCTCCATATTTATGGACACCAAGCAGTTTCTTGCAGCCTGTATTGAACAATAATTTGAAACAATCTGATGTGCACCACAGGCTTGTCATTAAAACCACAAACATGTGACATTACCAGATCCCTGTGGATGTAATTATTGCTCTCCAGGTACACCATGCCTTCACTGACATCGACGCACATCCCCAGCAGGGTGTCCTTGGACAGGGTCCCTCTCTTCCCACGAAGGTAGTCCGTCAGGCAGCCGTTCTCCATGAACTCGAAAACCAGACAGATGGGCTTTCGCTGCATGCAAACCCCAAGCAGTTTCACCAGCTTGCTGTGGGACAacgtcctgaaaaaaaaaagcatgcacaTTTCCGCCAGAACAATTTCTACAGATGACTTATTGAGCTGAGCTGAATTCAACAGACATACTTCATGACCATGGCCTCATCTTTGAATTCTTCTTCAGACATGGCACCTTCACGCACTGTCTTGACGGCCACCTTCTGACCATTCCACTTCCCCTGATACACCAGCCCAAACTGTCCACTGCCCACCTCCTCCATCAGCTCCAGCTCCTCTGGGTGCAAGTCACACTTACCTAgacaaaaaccacaaaaaagcTTACAGCCTTTAGAAATAGGCAGAAATAACAAGTGTTTGATATGATAATACATCTGTATACAGTCTCTTAAACTACATACCCAATGAGGACTCTGAACTGACTATGAAGTCTTCTCTCCCTGGAAACACACAGTGCCGCAGACGGGTAATTAAACCTGTAATAATAATGCACAGTCAGAGCCGGCATCCAAACAGACACATCTTTATACTACACACTACTACAGTCTAGCATACTATACAATAATGTCTAAAATCCTGAAAAACTGTACAGACGATGCTCATAGAATAACACATCTTTTGGCATGAAGGTGGATGAAGACCATTTCTTTATACTACACACTACTACAGTATAGTGTAATATACTATATTACAGCATCAGAAATCCTACAACTGTACAGACGATGCTCATAAAACAACACATCTTTCGGCATGAAGGTGGATGAAGACCATTTCTTTATACTACACACTACTACAGTATAGTATAATATACTATATTACAGCATCAGAAATCCTATAACTGTACACACGATGCTCATAAAACAACACATCTTTCGGCATGAAGGTGGATGAAGACCATTTCTTTATACTACACACTACTACAGTATACTATAATATACTATATTACAGCATCAGAAATCCTATAACTGTACACATGATGCTCATAAATTAACACATCTTTTGGCATAAAGGTGGATGAAGACCATTTCTTTATACTACACACTACTACAGCATAGTATAGTATACAATACTATAGCATCAGAAAACTTATAACTGTACACACAACACTCGTTATAACACATCTTTTGGCAAGTAGGTGGTTGAACAAAGGCTGATTACATTTTCTACTTGAACTAGATTTTTAGCCTTGTTAAATGGGGGTTCTGGTGAAGCCTAAACACAGGTGACcttgccttgttgacaggtaTATGTCAACATGTGCTATatgtattgtaatattttttggtaGACTGTCCCATTAAGAAGGTGATTTCATTTGAGATTAGGTTTAATCTGTGTCTGTGAAACCAAACCATAGTATTCAAACTGTGCATATTTTATTCCGAATGTTCTTATTCAGAACGGTAATTGACATTTACCCCTTGTGAGTGTCGCTCTTATGTTctgattcattatttatttcatttgcagagCCTCTGCTAATGCAAGCAAATTCTACAAAGACAAAATTACATACTTAAATGCACCATGGAAAAATGTGTCACGGCTTACATCGCTTGCAGTGAAGTGCAAAGCTTTTTGCATAAGGGCTTTTAAGAATCAgcttttttttgatgatgatgtaTTTGTGTAACACTAGCTTGTTTGTGATATAGTTACAGAGAGTATCTCACCTGCAGCATTGTGCTGATGGTATTGAATGAGAGCAGGAATGGTGTTGAACAGGTATTTCTCTGCCAAGTAGAACTTTCCTGATTCTGGAGACTGTCTGATCTGGTAATGCTTCACTCGAGGATTCTTTTCTCCGTTCGACCTTCATGTGAATATAGTTGACCACaaatgcacttttattttaggAAATGTGTTCAGCAAGGGAGAGGGGAAGAAGTAGGaaaggtttttgtgtgtgtgtgtatgtaggaaTTTACCCTGGAGCCTTCGTGAACACTGACACTGTATACACTCCCGCATGCCTGGAGTCTCGTACTATAAAGGCTCCCTCCTTGTTCTGTAAAAGACATATTATTTAAACCAGTCTAAACCCATCAAAGCATCTTAATTAATTAACGGATGTGAGCCATCATGTCACATGGTGTGGCAGTCTGGGTCACTGCCAGGTAGAGGGAGACATGGAGACCTGTGAGCAAGGCTTGATCACTGTCAGCATGCATGTGACAGGATATCCTGCAGTCCCTGGTTTAGAGTgtctgatgctgtgtgtgtgtgtgtgtatgtgtatgtgtatgttttacCGTGTGTTCACATCCTGCCTTTGCAACCTTTGCAACTTTGCGGgcgaaaacacagaaaaaaagccacCAGACCAACATGATTTCGCTGTACTAAGTCTGTTTatgtgtaaatgaatgtaaattggTGGAAAGTAAACCACGATTCACCCATCATGTCCAACTTGTACCTCTTTTAACAGAAGATCCTCTGCCTCTGCCCGcgttgtgcctttgttgtaccAGCTGAAAGAGTTAAAAGTCCAACAATAAATTTCACCAAAATGGTTACAAAATGACTTCAGTTGTAGGAAGAAaatcaatatacaatatacatctTAATAATACTTTAATTATTGTACTCACTTAAATCGTTCAAAGTTGTCAGAGGCTTTCTCAGCAATGTAAGTGCAGGGTACAAACCCAATGTTTCTTTTGGGAATAACATCAGGAAACAGtgattaataatataataataacaatacattATCCAGTGCAGATTATGTGAAGGCTGAgtctaaagattttttttttttattatttacgtTGTAAATGGTTCTAATGATGCTTTTAATTAAGCATTGTTATGTGTGTCATTGgttattaatgtaatttgtCCATATCCTAAAATTTTGAAACTATCTATCAAGATAGATAGTTTGATATTAACCCGTCTTTGGCTCGAACGGTCCACCAGTTGGGCTGAGAGTCGTCCATCACAATATATTCCTCATCTTTTATCAGACGCAGGTCCCTGTCCTCTTTAGGACTGAAGTCTTTCAAAGCCACAGCAACCCGTTCACCTGGATCTGAGAAGCGCCTCTGCCGACAGAACAACGGGCAGGTAAGAAAAATATCAACAaaggttatatatatatgatataaacATATGAACCTGTTAAATAAGTTCAGTAAAGGAACGAGAAGACCTTTGGACACAGGGCATTACCTGCGGATCTGGTGTTGGGGGAAGAGGTTTTTTGGAAGCTGtggggatttaaaaaaacattcatgaatGAATCAAGCATGTTGTCAAAATGCACATCTCGAACCCAAAGAGCACCGATGTTGTGGTGTGCTGAACAACATTATGGGGATATCAGATCATCTGTTTGATAAGGTCACAAAAACCACTACTAATAATTTTCACGTAATGTACACTTGCATGACatgacacacaccacacaaactgGGATGGTATTCGTTGCAACCCTCTGCCATCTTCTCCGTTTGCTGACAGCATCTCCAGCGGCCTTCTGACCAGAAATCGGGATGGTACGCCAGGAACAAGTCATTGTTTTTAGTTTCTttcaaaaaaagacaatttgtAAACTTTTGTTACAAATCCCAGTgtcaaaatatcaaataatacATCTCATTATGTTCTTTTGTAATCCAAGatgtacaaaatacaaatagtTGCTTTCAAAGTTGCTCCACAGATAAGTTTGGAGATGTTGCTGGTATAAATTCAACATCAAATGGCATTTCAAACCAATGGCAATGCATGGCATGTAAATATGAGAATTTAGGTTCAAAGGTAGAAACTTACATTTTGCCCATTGGAATATATATACTAGTAAAGCTACTAGTAACTACTAGTAATGTCAATTTATAGCCGAGGGACATAAAAACTCACCTTCTTTGAGAGCTCTCACCCACTTCAGGCGGCAATCATTGTCCGGGGCAAATAAGTAAAGGTAATAATTATCATGGACAACCTGTGAACAaattaaatgactttttaaatggAATGTTAATTTCTGGGTCTCGTTCTTAGTCTTTTGCTCACCTGAAATGGGTATTTGTTCCTGCAGGGTATAGGGGCCTCGGTACGCACAACCTCCACACATTTGATTTTGGAAAGCAGAACACGACCCTTTTCACATGGCTTTTtctgaaaatgcaataaaaaggaTGCAAGTTActtaaaatatctttatttttcttaaaatttaGATTTGTTCTTTATAAAAACTTACCCCTGCTCGTGGTTCAGAATATACTAGTTCTTCAGTGTTCAGAACAAAgattctctccttgaagttgcATGGTGATGTCCTTCGCTTTTGTTGGGATTTTTTAATCAAGATACCTCTTAAAATCACTCTTGGGTACATTGCAAAGTCTTGCTACCTTCCCGTCATTGGGAATTACCTGTACGGCAGACTGACTTAGAATAAGTGATGGCTCAGTTGCAAGTGTGTTAGTCTATGCAATGATGGTTTCCGGAAGAGCGCGCTCACTTccttacacacacgcacgcacgcacacacacacacacacacacacacacacacacacgcacacacactctgtcacaatcaaaatgttttaaaattagtGACTCCACAAGCCAAAACTGAATTAAATCAAAGTCACTGACTAATCCAAGACTAATTTGTTTAAAGGCTTTTAAAGTTCTCTGAGATAATTAAGCATTTGGGAATCTCTTTAATTTTAAGACAAATAATTAtatcaaaaaaattatttcatacatttttgcttttatttaatggGTGTATTTGGCTGTATAGCCTACTCTCTTTCAAGTCACTCAACAACCCAGCCTGGCTGTTTAGAACACGCCTCTTGAATCCGCCCAACCAATGAAATTGCCTGTTGTTGCTGGGCGTTCCAATTAGCAgatgaaatatttgaaatttaGGATTTAGACATGCTGCCACGTTCGACTTATTGCAGTGGAATCTATGTAGCTGTTGTATTGTTTGAGAGTGGCGGTAAATTTTGCAATTTTGCATTATGTCATTAATTGTGGCCACATATCAAACTCaccataatataaaataaagcgAGTTATTTTTGCGTGTTTGAGTACTTTCTACTTGTGCTTGAGCGGCTTCATTCCAGCGTACCTGGCAACCTCGAGGAAGGAAGCAGACGGGCAAAGGACCTTTTTAGTGGCAGAAATTACTCAGTTGTCTGAAAATATCGGATGAGCGTTGGATGTAATTTCTTTCAGCCTTTGTTAGAAGGAGCGATTCGGAGGTACGTTTTCCATCCACGTTTTGTTACGCGTTCATTTGTTCTCACCCTACGCGTTATTTAGCATTCGGCTAGCTGTCGCGACTCACGTTAGCTAATGCTAACTAACATGTGAACGTTGCAGTTTATTACTGTTTCTTAAATGGTATGTTCCCACGTGCTTCGGTACAGGAAAATTAAACGAATATGTAAATgatacatgtaaatataaaatgtgagTTAAAGTCGTATATGATTCCTTTAAGCAATCTGTCAATCGATTGGAATCgtaagttaattaaaaaaacttaaaatataGAAACGATGTAcgtatataatttaaaaatgtttatttgtgtacGCACTGAGCAGAGGCTTGAAGTAAGGTTAACGTTGCATTCTCTTTACAGAATTATTTTCGCAGGACATGGACTTGTAACCTTGTATGTGCTTAAAAATGTCTGCAGTTTCTTCGTTTAAAACCGGGTCGATTATACTTTCTAAAACAAAAGAACAGTGCATTGGGAATAGGGAATTCTGCACACGGGGTTCTGCTTCGTAATGATCCATTTTCTAATTCCTCAGGCCCGCAGGATGGGGGAACCCCAGCAAGTGAGTGCCCTCCCTCCTCCGCCCATGCAGTACATCAAGGAATACACTGATGAGAATGTGCGGAAAGGCACCACGCCCAAGCCTCCTCCCCCGATCCGGGACAGCTACATGATGTTTGGAAACCAGTTCCAGTGCGACGACCTGATCATCAGGCCGCTGGAGAGCCAGGGCATTGAGCGGCTGCACCCCATGCAGTTCGACCACAAGAAGGAGCTGAAGAAGCTGAACATGTCCATCCTGGTGAATTTCTTGGACCTGCTGGACATTCTGATCAAGAGTCCTGGGAGCATCAAGCGggaggagaagctggaggactTGAAGTTGCTGTTTGTGCATATGCACCACCTCATCAACGAGTACCGCCCCCACCAAGCGCGGGAGACCCTCCGCGTCATGATGGAGGTTCAGAAGCGGCAGCGTCTGGAGACGGCCGAGCGATTCCAGAAGCACCTGGAGAGGGTGGTGGAGATGATTCAGAGCTGCCTGGCCTCGCTGCCCGACGACTTACCCCATGCAGATGGCTCCGCGGCTGGCGCTGGAACTGACGCTAGCGCTGGCGGGGCTGTGGCAGCCTCCTCGGGGGCTTCTGGTGCGCCCAGGCTGAAAAGCGAACCCATGGATGTAGAGGAGGCGAGCGGGAGCTGTAGCATGGCTGCTGCAATGGACAAGAGCACGTCCTCCACCaaaaaggagaaagagtggGACAAAGATGCAGCCATGTGCAGCATTATCGACGAGATGACATGAGTTATTTGTTACGTCTTTGTCTCTATgtctgtatataattttttttttttttaatatactgtTTAGTTCGAAAGTTTATTATCCCTAATTTCTTAGTCAGCTTATGCAGAATAATATTCCTAATTTTGGCCTTAATAAAGCTGCGGAAAATCCAGGCTGGTATCTTCTTGTGGCATCTTTACTACGTAGCGTCTGCGAATTCTCCTTTCCGAAACGGCATGTAAAATGTTTGTATGAACTTTTCATTGCTGAGATGATTCACCTTTCTCAAGTTGTGCAAGTTGAACGTTTCTTGAAGGCCGCAACAGTATTTGATGTGTGCTGCATACAGGTAAATACGGAGCAGGCGCGCTTCGCTGAAACAAGTTCCATTACCTTGTGTAACACTGCAACAGTGTCCCAAGCTTAAAAGAAAAGTAGCGTGCTGGGTGTGTTGCTGCAATGACGTTCGCACCGATGCTTTTGTAAGATGCCCTTCTGGTGATAAAAACCTTGTACAACTTGCACCGAGCTTGCAGACATTTATTGGAGCTGCAATCTGTTATATAGACACATGGTAATGGTGCAATGTAATGGTGCCTCGCTTGCGCCTGTTTTATGTTCAATGTTGAAACGAAAGGTGTTTCATGCAATTTTAGTTTCGGAAAGTAATGCCAAATAAGAGGACTGGGATGAGTGactatttgtttttgttgtcatcGTTTGGCTCAGATTATTCTTTCTCTCAAATTGTTATAAGCACACATGAGCTCCTACTGTTTATGAAACCAAAATGACATTATATACAGCACTGGAAGGGCTGTATTTTTACAAACAGTATCtacaaaaaatacatgtaaatttGAAAGAAGTAGGTCGCTCAGGAGCGTGGCCTACATGGCGACGCGCTGTAATTCAGCGTTACGAAACGCTACGGAGCCTGTTCACAACAGGGCCACTCGCCAGCGCCGCAGCCAATGGGAGCGGCCCGCCCGCGTCACGTGGTCTTTATTTACGTAACGCGGCGGCGTCGCGTCGGCGTCTCGCCGCTCGTGTTGTCAAGCGCGGAGCCTCAGTTCGCGTCGCCGTGAAGTGCCGCGCCGGGGTTGATGGAGCTCCGTGGGACTCTCAGGGCGAAGGGA of the Denticeps clupeoides chromosome 18, fDenClu1.1, whole genome shotgun sequence genome contains:
- the LOC114768032 gene encoding tyrosine-protein kinase ITK/TSK-like, whose translation is MYPRVILRGILIKKSQQKRRTSPCNFKERIFVLNTEELVYSEPRAGKKPCEKGRVLLSKIKCVEVVRTEAPIPCRNKYPFQVVHDNYYLYLFAPDNDCRLKWVRALKEETKNNDLFLAYHPDFWSEGRWRCCQQTEKMAEGCNEYHPSLCASKKPLPPTPDPQRRFSDPGERVAVALKDFSPKEDRDLRLIKDEEYIVMDDSQPNWWTVRAKDGNIGFVPCTYIAEKASDNFERFNWYNKGTTRAEAEDLLLKENKEGAFIVRDSRHAGVYTVSVFTKAPGSNGEKNPRVKHYQIRQSPESGKFYLAEKYLFNTIPALIQYHQHNAAGLITRLRHCVFPGREDFIVSSESSLGKCDLHPEELELMEEVGSGQFGLVYQGKWNGQKVAVKTVREGAMSEEEFKDEAMVMKTLSHSKLVKLLGVCMQRKPICLVFEFMENGCLTDYLRGKRGTLSKDTLLGMCVDVSEGMVYLESNNYIHRDLAARNCLVSINMEVKVSDFGMARFVLDDQYTSSQGSKFPVKWSALEVIQYLKFSSKSDVWSFGVLMWEVYSEGRLPYETQTNQDVVQQLNDGMRLLRPRLAPDDVYQLMQWCWKEKPEDRPTFALLLHDLASLIDTK
- the LOC114768385 gene encoding mediator of RNA polymerase II transcription subunit 7-like is translated as MGEPQQVSALPPPPMQYIKEYTDENVRKGTTPKPPPPIRDSYMMFGNQFQCDDLIIRPLESQGIERLHPMQFDHKKELKKLNMSILVNFLDLLDILIKSPGSIKREEKLEDLKLLFVHMHHLINEYRPHQARETLRVMMEVQKRQRLETAERFQKHLERVVEMIQSCLASLPDDLPHADGSAAGAGTDASAGGAVAASSGASGAPRLKSEPMDVEEASGSCSMAAAMDKSTSSTKKEKEWDKDAAMCSIIDEMT